The proteins below are encoded in one region of Desulfovibrio sp. JC022:
- a CDS encoding flavodoxin family protein, giving the protein MYVLAINGSPRKGGNTECLLKKTLEPLENEGWETELYQLGGKKIRGCMACMKCWENKDNKCVVDNDKFNEVYEKMVRADAIIIGSPTYFTDVTAEIKALIDRSGFVALANDRQFEGKIGAAVVAVRRGGATHVFDTINHLYQINGMIIPGATYWNMGYGLNKGEVLEDAEGIANMVNLGRSIDWLGKAIQPHLGSFPKADPAHGEG; this is encoded by the coding sequence ATGTACGTACTTGCAATCAACGGCAGCCCGCGTAAGGGCGGAAATACCGAATGTCTGCTTAAAAAGACTCTTGAACCACTGGAAAATGAAGGTTGGGAAACCGAATTGTACCAGCTGGGCGGAAAAAAAATACGTGGCTGCATGGCCTGTATGAAGTGCTGGGAAAATAAAGATAACAAATGTGTCGTTGATAATGACAAGTTTAATGAAGTTTACGAAAAGATGGTCCGTGCTGATGCTATTATCATCGGCTCCCCCACATATTTCACTGATGTAACTGCCGAGATCAAAGCCCTGATCGACCGTTCCGGTTTTGTGGCCCTTGCCAATGACCGTCAGTTCGAGGGCAAAATCGGCGCGGCGGTTGTTGCGGTTCGCCGTGGCGGTGCAACGCATGTATTTGATACCATCAACCATCTTTACCAAATCAACGGTATGATTATTCCCGGTGCTACCTATTGGAACATGGGCTACGGTCTGAACAAGGGAGAAGTGCTTGAAGACGCTGAGGGTATTGCAAATATGGTGAACCTCGGACGCTCAATTGATTGGCTGGGCAAGGCTATTCAGCCCCATCTGGGCTCCTTTCCCAAGGCTGACCCAGCACATGGGGAAGGATAA
- a CDS encoding glycosyltransferase — protein MDTFWNRLPRELAEKFIVGGVGRTHLTGIGYKCIELSKNDPANRDLYIKLAFETLLSAWCHDPLNLQSAELQQNLMGQAGPSSPMGKMLARIIEESRKDDFSAQEKRLHSLISRERFEPAAELLTQLLGEAPDSLNLLKLSKELYEATDEEPFLKAALQLMENIDFSAMEPLHDFLSANLHFGQGEYEQAAAYYEKSYNSGSFPEALPRLGECMLRRGYRDEAIRLYRQDAEARPWRINTLLRTFDLISETDLQNSFPPGKVAILIYSYNKADELDATLEAVFETKYENAFLAVLDNGSSDGTSSVIDKWEAVAKGRADLPMVRFDLHVNIGAPAARNWLLFHPKIAEADFAAFLDDDALPPQDWLLKLGAAIKRYPHAGVWGCKVVDAPNPRKLQSIDLHIKNESSQDGPRLRTTDIQLQTMDYGQFDYMRPCGSVTGCCHIMRIADLEKTGGFDIRFSPSQFDDLDRDLRLCLQKKAPVYQGHLRVRHLKRTGSVGATSKKAAAIQIGNLARLDMKYSALEARDINSADFEATLSDVLEKIKILSN, from the coding sequence ATGGACACATTCTGGAACAGGCTTCCCCGTGAACTTGCGGAAAAATTTATTGTCGGGGGCGTGGGACGCACTCATTTAACAGGCATCGGCTATAAATGTATTGAGCTGAGCAAAAACGATCCTGCCAACCGTGATTTATACATCAAGCTGGCCTTTGAAACCCTGCTCTCCGCATGGTGCCATGATCCCCTGAACCTGCAAAGTGCAGAACTACAGCAAAATCTAATGGGACAGGCCGGACCGAGTTCGCCCATGGGCAAAATGCTGGCCCGCATTATTGAAGAATCCCGCAAAGACGATTTCAGCGCGCAGGAAAAAAGGCTTCACAGCCTGATCAGCCGGGAACGTTTTGAGCCGGCTGCTGAACTGCTGACCCAATTGCTGGGCGAGGCTCCTGATTCCCTTAACCTGCTGAAACTTTCTAAAGAGCTTTACGAAGCCACAGACGAAGAACCTTTCCTTAAAGCGGCCCTGCAATTGATGGAAAATATTGACTTCAGTGCCATGGAACCGCTGCACGATTTCCTTTCCGCCAATCTGCATTTCGGACAAGGAGAATACGAACAGGCGGCAGCATATTATGAAAAGTCTTACAACTCCGGTTCATTTCCCGAAGCCCTGCCCCGTCTGGGAGAGTGCATGCTGCGCAGAGGGTATCGCGACGAAGCCATCAGGCTCTACCGGCAGGATGCCGAAGCACGCCCTTGGCGGATAAACACCCTGCTGCGCACTTTCGACCTGATAAGCGAAACCGATCTGCAAAATAGCTTTCCTCCGGGAAAAGTGGCTATTCTTATTTACAGCTACAACAAAGCAGATGAACTGGACGCCACCCTCGAGGCAGTATTCGAAACCAAGTACGAAAACGCATTTCTGGCTGTGCTGGATAATGGCAGCAGTGACGGAACTTCGTCAGTCATCGATAAATGGGAAGCTGTTGCAAAAGGGCGCGCAGACCTGCCCATGGTAAGGTTCGACCTGCATGTGAATATAGGTGCACCAGCGGCCCGCAACTGGCTGCTGTTTCATCCTAAAATTGCAGAAGCGGACTTTGCCGCCTTTCTTGATGATGACGCCCTGCCTCCGCAGGACTGGCTGCTCAAACTGGGGGCGGCTATCAAAAGATATCCTCATGCCGGGGTCTGGGGCTGCAAGGTTGTGGACGCGCCAAATCCGCGCAAGTTGCAAAGCATAGACCTGCACATCAAAAATGAAAGCAGTCAGGACGGTCCCAGACTACGCACCACAGACATCCAGCTCCAGACCATGGATTATGGACAATTTGATTATATGCGACCCTGTGGATCTGTAACAGGATGCTGCCACATCATGCGTATTGCCGACCTTGAAAAAACAGGCGGATTCGATATCCGCTTCTCCCCCTCCCAGTTCGATGACCTTGACCGAGATTTAAGACTCTGCCTGCAAAAAAAAGCTCCTGTCTATCAGGGTCATTTGCGGGTAAGGCACCTTAAACGCACCGGAAGTGTCGGAGCCACGAGCAAGAAGGCAGCAGCCATACAAATCGGCAATCTGGCCCGGCTGGATATGAAATATTCCGCCCTTGAAGCCCGCGATATCAATAGTGCTGATTTTGAAGCTACTCTTTCCGATGTATTGGAAAAGATCAAAATATTAAGCAATTAA
- a CDS encoding methyl-accepting chemotaxis protein: protein MKLSAKLMLGFGSVLGLLLVLAVISFWALENSSEGFTQYRGLARDTNLSGRLQANMLMVRMNVKDFIITGSDQDLKQYDDYFAKMRSFMDEAISEIQKPERASLIAKADAEVREYGEYFDKVKKFRVERNNYVNGVLNANGPLMEQKLTRILETAERDNDMDAAVLSGHAMRNLLLARLYVIKFLDDNAQASVDRVHSEMEDFNKLLEDLDRSLQNPERRRLLAEIIDLKGKYVTAFSGLTKVIFTRNDVIANHLDKIGPSIARNVEDVKLSVMADQDVLGPKLQAANDQAIMMAVMISVIALVVGVLTAGFIIRTVNRQLGSDPAEIAEVAQRIAGGDLDLKFVEPAIGVYGNMRNMAAQLTQVVSDVRAGAGNVASGSTELSASAEGLSQGATEQAASIEEVSASIEEMASNIKQNTLNAQTTEDIALKSASDAQESGSAVSEAVTAMKNIAEKISIIEEIARQTNLLALNAAIEAARAGEHGKGFAVVAAEVRKLAERSGNAAGEISELSTSTVSVAEKAGDMLDNLVPNIQKTAELVQEISSASTEQNSGAEQISKAITQLDSVIQQNASASEEMASTSEELSSQSALLENTMSFFKVSGYGSSAYSQPKALPVSNVRSTPVAAVPAAPARPAPRPVKSESSDMGGLSLDMEADDSDFEKF from the coding sequence ATGAAGTTGTCGGCAAAATTGATGCTCGGTTTTGGTTCTGTACTTGGTTTGCTGCTTGTATTGGCGGTGATTTCTTTTTGGGCACTTGAAAATTCCAGTGAAGGCTTTACTCAATACCGGGGGCTGGCAAGGGATACAAATCTAAGTGGGCGGCTACAGGCCAACATGCTTATGGTGCGCATGAATGTTAAGGATTTCATAATTACCGGCAGCGATCAGGATCTTAAGCAGTATGATGATTATTTTGCTAAAATGCGTAGTTTTATGGACGAAGCTATTAGCGAGATTCAGAAACCTGAACGTGCCAGCTTAATTGCAAAGGCTGACGCAGAGGTCAGGGAATATGGTGAGTATTTTGATAAAGTTAAGAAATTTAGGGTCGAGCGGAATAATTATGTAAATGGTGTCCTTAATGCAAACGGCCCGCTGATGGAGCAGAAGTTGACCCGCATTTTGGAAACCGCAGAGCGGGACAACGATATGGATGCGGCAGTTTTAAGCGGGCATGCCATGCGCAACCTGCTATTGGCCAGACTTTATGTTATAAAATTTCTGGATGACAACGCGCAGGCTTCTGTGGATAGAGTTCACAGTGAGATGGAAGATTTTAATAAGCTTCTTGAAGATCTGGACCGCAGTCTGCAAAATCCTGAAAGACGTCGCTTGCTTGCGGAAATTATTGACCTGAAAGGTAAGTACGTGACTGCCTTCAGCGGTCTGACCAAGGTTATTTTTACCCGCAATGATGTAATCGCAAATCATCTTGATAAGATCGGACCTTCAATCGCTAGGAATGTTGAAGACGTGAAACTTTCTGTCATGGCAGATCAGGATGTGCTTGGACCTAAGCTTCAGGCTGCTAATGATCAGGCTATTATGATGGCGGTAATGATCAGCGTAATTGCCCTTGTCGTGGGTGTTCTTACTGCCGGATTCATCATCAGGACCGTGAACAGGCAGCTTGGTAGCGATCCGGCTGAAATTGCCGAAGTGGCCCAGCGTATTGCCGGTGGTGATCTGGATCTTAAATTCGTTGAGCCTGCCATAGGTGTTTATGGAAATATGCGTAATATGGCTGCGCAGCTTACTCAGGTGGTCTCGGATGTACGTGCCGGAGCCGGTAATGTTGCTTCCGGAAGTACTGAACTTTCAGCTTCTGCTGAAGGTCTTTCTCAAGGGGCTACTGAACAGGCTGCTTCCATTGAGGAGGTTTCCGCCTCTATTGAGGAGATGGCCAGTAATATCAAACAGAATACCCTCAATGCCCAGACTACTGAGGACATAGCCCTTAAATCTGCGTCAGATGCTCAAGAGAGTGGTAGTGCTGTTTCAGAAGCGGTGACAGCAATGAAGAATATTGCCGAAAAGATATCCATCATTGAAGAAATCGCCCGCCAGACTAACCTTCTGGCCCTTAACGCCGCTATTGAGGCCGCCCGCGCCGGTGAACACGGTAAAGGATTTGCCGTTGTTGCAGCTGAAGTACGCAAACTGGCTGAGCGAAGCGGTAATGCCGCCGGAGAAATCAGCGAGCTTTCCACTTCCACGGTTTCGGTGGCGGAAAAGGCCGGGGATATGCTTGATAATCTGGTTCCCAATATCCAGAAAACCGCAGAGCTGGTACAGGAGATTTCTTCCGCCAGCACTGAGCAGAATTCCGGTGCGGAACAGATCAGCAAGGCCATTACCCAGCTCGATTCAGTGATTCAGCAGAATGCTTCCGCTTCCGAGGAAATGGCCTCCACCAGTGAAGAACTGTCCTCTCAGAGTGCATTGCTGGAAAATACCATGTCATTCTTCAAGGTCAGCGGTTACGGAAGCTCAGCGTATTCACAGCCCAAAGCATTGCCTGTCAGTAATGTTCGGTCCACTCCTGTCGCAGCAGTCCCTGCTGCTCCGGCCAGGCCTGCTCCCAGGCCTGTAAAATCCGAATCTTCAGATATGGGTGGTCTCAGTCTGGATATGGAAGCTGATGACAGTGACTTTGAAAAGTTCTAA
- a CDS encoding adenylate/guanylate cyclase domain-containing protein has translation MHKSSRPKIFIVDAIKPEMDVFAKILRDDYALLMAMSGSHAFELAVKEHPDLILLDADIPGIDCRDLVRKLKLTEVTRNIPVVMISGETTPDEEMGCFESGVVDFIYRPLSPPMIMRRVASALVQKEQADRLAELSDKLGRYLSPQVYESIFEGTQDTLIGAKRKKLTIFFSDIVGFTSTTERMEPEDMTALLNNYLDRMSSIALKHGGTIDKYIGDAVLIFFGDPVSQGQKEDAVACLNMAIDMRDALKEMQQEWFELGISTPFKVRMGINTGFCTVGNFGSKQLMDYTIIGGQVNVAARLEQNAPPDQILISHETWALVKDDFRCLGRAPISVKGIQHSIRTYQVVGKADVIEQELAGSLGEMAWPAQTISIDSKVSDALMRLRDSGEWACLVVLDGLSPVGMVTKGRMDEIVRGETDKALFLDRPVSAVMDMELLVLSAESHLDEVAKSALAREGSYTFDPIAVTRNGEFIGLVSVRCLMQGILNSGS, from the coding sequence GTGCATAAAAGTAGTCGTCCAAAAATATTTATTGTCGATGCAATCAAACCGGAGATGGACGTTTTCGCGAAAATCCTGCGCGATGATTATGCTCTGCTGATGGCCATGAGCGGCTCGCATGCTTTTGAACTTGCAGTCAAAGAACACCCCGACCTTATCCTTCTGGATGCGGATATACCGGGAATTGATTGTCGGGATTTGGTCAGGAAACTTAAGCTCACCGAAGTAACCCGCAATATCCCGGTGGTCATGATTTCAGGGGAGACCACTCCTGACGAAGAGATGGGCTGTTTTGAGTCCGGCGTAGTTGATTTTATCTACCGTCCTTTGAGTCCTCCCATGATTATGCGCCGCGTTGCCTCCGCATTGGTTCAGAAAGAGCAGGCCGACAGGCTTGCCGAACTTTCCGACAAACTGGGCAGATACCTTTCCCCTCAGGTGTACGAATCTATTTTTGAAGGCACACAGGATACGCTTATCGGGGCCAAGCGTAAGAAGCTGACCATCTTTTTTTCAGACATTGTCGGCTTTACTTCCACCACAGAGCGTATGGAACCGGAAGACATGACCGCGCTGCTTAACAATTATCTCGACCGTATGTCCTCTATTGCCCTCAAGCATGGCGGGACCATCGATAAATACATCGGTGATGCCGTGCTTATCTTTTTTGGCGATCCGGTCTCCCAAGGGCAAAAAGAGGACGCTGTAGCCTGTTTGAATATGGCTATTGATATGCGCGATGCCTTAAAGGAAATGCAGCAGGAGTGGTTTGAGCTGGGTATTTCCACTCCTTTCAAGGTTCGCATGGGGATTAATACCGGATTTTGCACAGTAGGTAATTTCGGTTCCAAGCAGCTCATGGACTATACCATCATCGGCGGGCAGGTGAATGTTGCCGCCCGGCTGGAACAAAATGCACCGCCGGATCAGATTCTTATTTCACACGAGACCTGGGCATTGGTGAAGGATGATTTCCGGTGTCTGGGGCGGGCTCCTATTTCCGTAAAAGGCATCCAGCATTCCATCCGTACTTATCAGGTTGTCGGTAAGGCTGATGTCATTGAGCAGGAGTTAGCGGGATCACTGGGGGAAATGGCCTGGCCCGCCCAGACTATTTCCATTGACAGCAAAGTTTCCGATGCCCTTATGAGGCTGCGCGACAGTGGTGAATGGGCTTGTCTAGTGGTTCTGGATGGACTTTCACCGGTGGGGATGGTCACTAAAGGACGCATGGATGAGATTGTTCGCGGGGAAACCGACAAAGCGTTGTTTCTGGATCGGCCTGTTTCAGCGGTTATGGATATGGAACTGCTTGTCCTTTCTGCTGAATCCCATTTGGATGAGGTTGCCAAAAGCGCACTTGCCCGTGAAGGAAGTTATACTTTCGATCCCATTGCCGTGACCAGAAATGGGGAATTTATCGGTCTGGTTTCAGTCCGTTGCCTGATGCAGGGAATTTTGAATTCAGGTTCATAA
- a CDS encoding S8 family serine peptidase has protein sequence MGSSILRSNTLHPSSVKSDDSKPASKEAFSKRLFFSAPIAVEEYDYYVVQFSGPVQSAWKTSLSKQGAVFYDYIPQYAFIIKLGTAKVSAVEGLSFVRWIGKYATDLRLSSAVYDITAGKLQAQGSLLNVRVIAFPGEDVDSLASKIRSAGGSVLSSSSSEWNVQLEVKISIQNVGGLKDIKGVKWIEKAPEHRTDNNIAVGIIEARSVQDKKWPVSGSNLFGEGQIVAVCDSGIDTGDVDNLHADFSDGQGASRVINNTVFSASSTEDCSGHGTHVAGIIAGNGMKSGSSPVENSFSANCYAGIAPKSQLYVQSVGAVGGGSSLPGIPSDLSKLFQPAFDAGARIHSNSWGTSGAGDYNSECVSVDQFMWSNKDFLILFAAGNAGYDKDQDGIVDLYCIDTPSTAKNCLTVGASESYRTGISEGFAARRWDSFRSYADPVGPDLTSDEPYGVAAFSSRGPTLDGRYKPEVIAPGTNILSTRSSKQSGNGWGAFNDYYYWSGGTSMATPLVSGTAAVFREYLIREEELTAPSAALIKTSLIHGAISLAPGQYGTGAAQEVHDAPDDVQGWGRVNLEASINSDGRYEVEYHDIKDSPPADDTYLKNFTFDVENDEKPFKATLGWTDYPGSTAVSGGLVNDLDLRVQQPDGTWVYPDNAISLSPLTKYVYVTGVNGIYEDDVIGLRVTPPSYPSTLESVVLFFAQGSSMTEEVSIVIYRYDGGVGDEVYRKSFAYIPGGEQALPIGLTIAEGSVVVAVEQSGASYGLYYQDGNPTTRSLIKVGDVWQEATVTPAMGVSFRTKVAATNFDRLNNTVSVTIDKPQVGTYKAEVTANNIPVGPQPYALVMSAMVGDTPTAGSLELNTDQPNAPKSTFLSKTHSSRTVENVNSVYGTALETVYSDQSAFSIQTEENSAVSVRYAATGLPSVKANELTLAKLFNNGTNKNFNYANLEDYTDGNWWLTDVSGKFIDPVNILNATSSYYVISVIKDNGLYDENPEAGVVDDPQILGMNGAGSNGTGCTVGMNDEYSLLLLLAIALISLLLRRKNG, from the coding sequence TTGGGTTCTTCCATTCTGCGATCAAATACTCTTCATCCATCCTCTGTAAAATCTGATGATTCTAAGCCGGCTTCGAAAGAAGCCTTTTCGAAACGGTTGTTCTTTTCCGCCCCAATTGCAGTGGAAGAATATGATTACTATGTCGTGCAATTTTCCGGTCCTGTGCAATCTGCATGGAAGACCTCTTTATCAAAGCAGGGTGCTGTCTTTTATGACTATATTCCGCAGTATGCGTTCATCATCAAGCTTGGTACGGCAAAGGTCAGTGCTGTTGAAGGACTTAGTTTCGTTCGCTGGATTGGCAAATATGCTACTGATTTAAGGTTGTCCAGTGCTGTGTATGACATCACTGCCGGAAAACTTCAGGCGCAGGGCAGCCTTTTAAATGTTCGGGTGATTGCTTTTCCCGGTGAAGATGTGGATTCACTGGCAAGCAAAATCCGTTCGGCAGGAGGGTCTGTCCTCTCGAGTTCTTCCTCTGAATGGAATGTTCAGCTTGAAGTTAAAATTTCCATTCAAAATGTTGGTGGTCTTAAAGACATAAAGGGTGTGAAATGGATTGAAAAAGCACCTGAGCATCGCACGGATAATAATATTGCAGTGGGCATAATCGAAGCCCGTTCAGTGCAGGATAAAAAGTGGCCTGTTTCAGGCAGCAATCTTTTTGGTGAGGGGCAGATTGTCGCTGTTTGTGATAGTGGAATTGATACTGGAGATGTTGATAATCTTCATGCTGATTTCAGCGACGGACAAGGGGCAAGCAGGGTCATAAACAATACTGTATTTTCGGCTTCTAGTACTGAAGATTGCAGTGGGCATGGAACTCATGTGGCTGGGATTATTGCTGGAAATGGTATGAAGTCAGGATCTTCACCTGTTGAAAATTCTTTCTCCGCTAATTGCTATGCCGGGATTGCTCCTAAGTCCCAACTTTATGTCCAGAGCGTGGGGGCTGTAGGAGGCGGTTCCAGTTTGCCGGGTATTCCCTCGGATTTGTCAAAGCTCTTTCAACCCGCCTTTGATGCCGGAGCCCGTATTCACAGTAATAGTTGGGGGACCTCCGGGGCCGGGGATTATAATAGTGAATGCGTCAGCGTTGATCAATTCATGTGGAGTAATAAAGATTTTTTGATTCTTTTTGCAGCAGGTAATGCCGGATATGACAAAGATCAAGACGGTATTGTTGATCTTTACTGCATTGATACTCCATCCACAGCCAAGAATTGCCTCACTGTAGGTGCTTCCGAGTCATACCGCACTGGAATCAGTGAGGGTTTTGCTGCCAGACGCTGGGATTCATTCAGGTCCTATGCTGATCCTGTCGGTCCTGACCTGACTTCTGATGAGCCGTACGGCGTAGCCGCTTTTTCCAGTCGAGGTCCAACTCTCGATGGTCGTTACAAACCGGAGGTGATCGCTCCGGGCACAAATATTCTTTCAACCCGGTCTTCGAAGCAGTCCGGTAATGGGTGGGGTGCTTTCAATGATTATTATTACTGGTCCGGGGGAACCAGCATGGCAACCCCGCTGGTTTCCGGTACAGCGGCTGTTTTTCGTGAATATCTGATCAGGGAAGAAGAATTAACTGCTCCAAGTGCAGCTCTGATTAAAACAAGTCTTATTCATGGGGCAATCTCACTTGCTCCCGGTCAGTATGGAACAGGAGCAGCACAGGAAGTTCACGATGCTCCTGATGATGTGCAGGGCTGGGGACGGGTGAACCTTGAAGCATCCATTAATTCCGATGGTCGGTATGAGGTTGAGTACCACGACATAAAGGATTCACCTCCTGCTGATGATACTTATTTGAAAAATTTTACCTTTGATGTTGAAAATGATGAAAAGCCATTTAAGGCAACACTTGGCTGGACTGATTATCCGGGATCGACCGCTGTTTCGGGCGGTCTGGTTAATGATTTGGATTTAAGGGTTCAGCAGCCTGACGGAACATGGGTTTATCCTGATAATGCCATCAGCCTCAGTCCTTTGACTAAATATGTATATGTTACCGGTGTTAATGGTATTTATGAGGATGACGTAATTGGTCTTCGAGTTACTCCGCCTTCCTATCCCAGCACCCTTGAATCGGTCGTTCTTTTCTTTGCCCAAGGCAGTAGTATGACTGAAGAGGTTTCCATTGTTATATATCGATATGATGGTGGGGTCGGGGATGAAGTTTATAGAAAATCGTTTGCATATATCCCGGGGGGAGAACAGGCATTACCCATTGGGCTGACTATTGCCGAAGGTAGTGTTGTGGTCGCTGTTGAGCAGAGCGGCGCTTCATACGGTCTTTATTATCAGGATGGAAATCCGACTACCCGCAGTTTGATTAAAGTTGGGGATGTTTGGCAGGAGGCTACAGTCACTCCGGCTATGGGAGTTTCTTTCAGGACAAAGGTTGCAGCAACAAATTTTGATCGTTTGAATAACACTGTATCTGTGACTATCGATAAACCGCAGGTGGGCACATATAAGGCGGAAGTTACGGCGAATAACATTCCTGTTGGGCCACAGCCGTATGCATTAGTGATGAGCGCAATGGTTGGTGATACTCCGACAGCGGGTAGTCTTGAACTTAATACTGACCAGCCTAATGCGCCGAAATCAACTTTTTTGAGCAAAACCCATTCTTCCCGTACAGTTGAAAATGTAAACAGTGTATATGGAACTGCGCTTGAGACCGTGTATAGCGATCAGTCTGCATTCAGCATACAGACGGAAGAAAATAGTGCCGTCAGTGTTCGCTATGCTGCAACCGGACTGCCTTCTGTTAAAGCAAATGAATTAACCCTCGCAAAACTTTTCAATAACGGCACCAATAAGAATTTTAATTACGCTAATTTAGAGGATTATACGGATGGAAATTGGTGGCTTACAGATGTTTCGGGAAAATTTATTGATCCGGTCAATATACTGAATGCAACCAGTTCATATTATGTGATCTCAGTCATTAAAGATAACGGTCTTTATGATGAAAACCCAGAAGCAGGGGTGGTGGATGATCCTCAGATACTTGGCATGAACGGAGCAGGGAGTAACGGAACAGGATGCACTGTGGGAATGAATGACGAGTATAGTCTGCTTCTTTTACTGGCGATTGCATTGATTTCTTTGTTATTACGAAGAAAGAACGGATGA
- a CDS encoding molybdopterin-dependent oxidoreductase — translation MSIYKSICPYDCPTTCGLLVESDGIQITKVKGDPADPICGGLICRKMQRYEKSIHSPDRILTPLKRTGNNGEGTFEPISWDEAIDTITGKWKQALNEHGPDSILPFYYSGVMSMIQRNCGDALFNKMGSCQLIKTLCSSAKSAGYGAVMGNTGGLDPRELADSDLYIVWGSNMKATRLQSMPDLVKGRKQGKRVVLIESFAGEMAEYCDQVLLVKPGTDGALALGIMHVLAKEELDDAEFLQAEAVGYAEFKATLDQYTPEWAESVTGVPAQVIVELAREYAAASAPAIILGSGNSRYRNGGMTVRLITILSAFTGAWKQPGGGLCGCHPGSRTCVDAARITHPDFREREGRKVNINQLAMALKEEEGQKPIRCLHIYGSNPVGSVSNQLGIQQGLLNPDLFTVVHERFMTDTARYADIILPATFSVEQSDCYSSYGYCSFGAAYKIVPTPGECKSNWDIFCLLAKAMGYDDSHFERSEDELLEELLDNPMEGLQGITADQRDRLKTGGMISLPFADHTDWQTTSGRINIISKELDEPVPYYQECHGGSFPLRLIAVPSTETLNSVFLEREELVESRGDMFLDIHPDDAAARSINDGDSIVAYNDLGEVTFTARVTAHVAKGAVAAAGIFMARQSANGNLVNTLHHERLSDIGEATTLNDNTVDIRRELKP, via the coding sequence ATGTCGATATATAAATCCATCTGCCCCTACGACTGTCCAACAACTTGCGGACTCCTTGTGGAGAGTGACGGGATACAAATTACCAAAGTGAAAGGCGATCCTGCTGACCCTATCTGCGGCGGACTGATCTGCCGTAAGATGCAGCGGTACGAAAAATCCATCCATTCTCCGGATCGTATACTCACGCCCCTGAAACGTACTGGAAATAATGGGGAAGGGACTTTTGAACCAATTTCATGGGATGAGGCCATTGATACCATTACCGGAAAATGGAAACAGGCCTTGAATGAACATGGCCCGGATTCCATCCTGCCGTTTTATTATTCCGGGGTAATGAGTATGATTCAGCGTAATTGCGGTGATGCCTTATTTAATAAGATGGGATCATGTCAGCTGATCAAGACTCTTTGCTCTTCAGCCAAGAGTGCCGGATATGGGGCCGTGATGGGGAATACCGGAGGGCTTGACCCCCGCGAACTTGCGGACAGTGATTTGTATATTGTCTGGGGCAGCAACATGAAGGCTACCCGTTTGCAGAGTATGCCCGATCTGGTCAAAGGACGTAAGCAGGGCAAGCGGGTTGTACTCATTGAATCTTTTGCCGGGGAGATGGCTGAATATTGCGATCAGGTGTTGCTCGTTAAGCCCGGAACAGACGGAGCCTTGGCTCTCGGCATAATGCATGTGCTGGCGAAGGAAGAGCTGGATGATGCGGAATTTTTACAAGCTGAGGCCGTTGGGTATGCTGAATTCAAGGCCACGTTAGATCAATATACCCCGGAATGGGCCGAATCAGTGACCGGCGTCCCGGCACAGGTGATCGTTGAACTTGCCCGTGAATACGCAGCAGCTTCGGCCCCGGCAATAATTCTCGGCAGCGGCAATTCCCGTTACCGGAACGGCGGTATGACTGTTCGTTTGATAACCATTCTTTCTGCTTTTACAGGAGCATGGAAACAGCCCGGCGGAGGGCTTTGCGGTTGTCATCCGGGAAGTAGAACGTGTGTGGATGCTGCGCGCATTACCCATCCTGATTTCCGTGAAAGGGAAGGGCGCAAAGTAAATATCAATCAGCTTGCCATGGCCTTAAAAGAGGAAGAGGGTCAGAAGCCAATTCGTTGTCTGCATATTTACGGCAGCAATCCGGTGGGTTCTGTTTCCAATCAGCTTGGCATTCAGCAGGGGCTGCTTAATCCTGATCTTTTCACTGTGGTCCATGAACGGTTCATGACCGACACCGCACGTTATGCGGATATCATTCTTCCGGCGACCTTTTCTGTTGAGCAGTCTGATTGTTACAGTTCATACGGGTATTGCTCATTCGGCGCGGCATATAAAATTGTTCCCACCCCCGGAGAGTGTAAAAGTAACTGGGATATCTTTTGTCTTCTCGCCAAAGCTATGGGGTACGATGACAGCCATTTTGAGCGCAGTGAAGATGAATTGCTTGAGGAGCTTTTGGATAATCCCATGGAAGGATTGCAAGGTATAACTGCTGATCAGCGGGATAGGCTGAAAACCGGGGGCATGATATCTTTGCCTTTTGCCGATCACACAGACTGGCAGACTACTTCAGGCAGGATAAATATCATAAGTAAAGAGCTGGACGAACCTGTCCCGTATTATCAAGAGTGTCACGGAGGATCTTTTCCGCTACGGTTGATTGCGGTACCCAGTACCGAGACACTCAATTCTGTTTTTCTTGAGCGAGAGGAACTTGTTGAAAGCCGGGGAGACATGTTTTTGGATATTCATCCTGATGATGCTGCAGCCCGGTCAATTAACGACGGCGATAGCATTGTTGCCTATAATGATCTGGGCGAGGTTACATTCACAGCCAGAGTCACTGCGCATGTGGCAAAAGGGGCTGTCGCTGCTGCGGGCATCTTCATGGCCCGCCAGTCCGCCAACGGTAATCTGGTCAATACTCTGCATCACGAACGGCTTTCGGATATTGGTGAGGCAACCACGCTAAATGATAATACTGTCGATATTCGGCGTGAATTAAAGCCTTAG